A portion of the Juglans microcarpa x Juglans regia isolate MS1-56 chromosome 1D, Jm3101_v1.0, whole genome shotgun sequence genome contains these proteins:
- the LOC121237770 gene encoding pyruvate dehydrogenase (acetyl-transferring) kinase, mitochondrial-like isoform X1, with amino-acid sequence MAAKKLCESFSKRIIDEVQRWGCMKQTGVSLRYMMEFGSDPNDRNLLISAQFLHKELSIRIARRAIELESLPYSLSEKPAVLKVRDWYLDSFRDLRSFPEIKDTNDEKEFTQMIKAIKVRHNNVVPMMALGVQQLKKGMDQKIMYEDLVEIHQFLDRFYMSRIGIRMLIGQHVELHNPNPPPHCVGYIDTKMSPLEVARAASEDARSICLREYGSAPDVHIYGDPKFTFPYVPTHLQLMVFELVKNSLRAVQERFMDSDKVAPSIRIIVADGIEDVTIKVSDEGGGIARSGLPKIFTYLYSTAKNPLDVESDLGTADAVTMAGYGYGLPISRLYARYFGGDLQIISMEGYGTDAYLHLSRLGDSQEPLP; translated from the exons ATGGCGGCTAAGAAACTGTGCGAGTCTTTCTCCAAGAGAATTATCGACGAGGTGCAAAGATGGGGTTGTATGAAGCAGACGGGGGTGAGCTTGAGGTACATGATGGAGTTTGGTTCCGATCCCAACGACAGGAACTTGCTTATCTCTGCTCAGTTCCTTCACAAGGAACTCTCCATTAGAATTGCCAGGAGGGCCATCGAGCTCGAAAGCCTGCCTTATAGCTTATCCGAAAAACCTGCCGTTTTGAAG GTTCGAGATTGGTATTTGGATTCTTTCCGTGATCTGAGATCCTTTCCTGAGATCAAGGACACGAATGATGAGAAGGAATTTACTCAAATGATTAAGGCAATTAAGGTGAGACACAACAATGTGGTCCCCATGATGGCTTTGGGGGTTCAACAGTTGAAGAAAGGCATGGatcaaaaaattatgtatgagGATCTCGTTGAGATTCATCAGTTTCTGGATCGCTTTTACATGTCAAGAATAGGGATTCGCATGCTTATTG GGCAACATGTGGAGTTGCACAATCCTAATCCCCCTCCTCATTGTGTGGGTTATATAGATACGAAAATGTCTCCACTGGAGGTAGCACGAGCTGCCAGTGAAGATGCTCGCTCTATTTGCTTGCGTGAGTACGGCAGTGCCCCTGATGTTCATATATATGGGGATCCCAAGTTTACATTTCC ATATGTTCCAACACACTTGCAACTTATGGTGTTTGAGTTGGTTAAGAACTCCTTGCGTGCTGTCCAAGAGCGCTTCATGGACTCGGACAAAGTGGCACCTTCTATTAGAATAATAGTAGCTGATGGTATAGAAGATGTTACGATCAAG GTCTCAGATGAAGGGGGTGGTATAGCAAGAAGTGGTCTCCCTAAAATTTTCACATATCTTTACAGTACTGCAAAAAACCCATTGGATGTGGAGTCTGATCTCGGTACAGCTGATGCAGTCACAATGGCTGGATATGGATATGGGCTTCCAATAAGCCGCCTGTATGCTCGGTATTTTGGAGGGGATCTCCAAATTATCTCTATGGAAGGATACG GGACTGATGCATATCTCCATTTGTCTCGATTGGGAGATTCACAAGAACCATTGCCGTGA
- the LOC121237770 gene encoding pyruvate dehydrogenase (acetyl-transferring) kinase, mitochondrial-like isoform X2, whose product MAAKKLCESFSKRIIDEVQRWGCMKQTGVSLRYMMEFGSDPNDRNLLISAQFLHKELSIRIARRAIELESLPYSLSEKPAVLKVRDWYLDSFRDLRSFPEIKDTNDEKEFTQMIKAIKVRHNNVVPMMALGVQQLKKGMDQKIMYEDLVEIHQFLDRFYMSRIGIRMLIGQHVELHNPNPPPHCVGYIDTKMSPLEVARAASEDARSICLREYGSAPDVHIYGDPKFTFPYVPTHLQLMVFELVKNSLRAVQERFMDSDKVAPSIRIIVADGIEDVTIKVSDEGGGIARSGLPKIFTYLYSTAKNPLDVESDLGTADAVTMAGYGYGLPISRLYARYFGGDLQIISMEGYGTDAYLHLSRLGDSQEPLP is encoded by the exons ATGGCGGCTAAGAAACTGTGCGAGTCTTTCTCCAAGAGAATTATCGACGAGGTGCAAAGATGGGGTTGTATGAAGCAGACGGGGGTGAGCTTGAGGTACATGATGGAGTTTGGTTCCGATCCCAACGACAGGAACTTGCTTATCTCTGCTCAGTTCCTTCACAAGGAACTCTCCATTAGAATTGCCAGGAGGGCCATCGAGCTCGAAAGCCTGCCTTATAGCTTATCCGAAAAACCTGCCGTTTTGAAG GTTCGAGATTGGTATTTGGATTCTTTCCGTGATCTGAGATCCTTTCCTGAGATCAAGGACACGAATGATGAGAAGGAATTTACTCAAATGATTAAGGCAATTAAGGTGAGACACAACAATGTGGTCCCCATGATGGCTTTGGGGGTTCAACAGTTGAAGAAAGGCATGGatcaaaaaattatgtatgagGATCTCGTTGAGATTCATCAGTTTCTGGATCGCTTTTACATGTCAAGAATAGGGATTCGCATGCTTATTG GGCAACATGTGGAGTTGCACAATCCTAATCCCCCTCCTCATTGTGTGGGTTATATAGATACGAAAATGTCTCCACTGGAGGTAGCACGAGCTGCCAGTGAAGATGCTCGCTCTATTTGCTTGCGTGAGTACGGCAGTGCCCCTGATGTTCATATATATGGGGATCCCAAGTTTACATTTCC ATATGTTCCAACACACTTGCAACTTATGGTGTTTGAGTTGGTTAAGAACTCCTTGCGTGCTGTCCAAGAGCGCTTCATGGACTCGGACAAAGTGGCACCTTCTATTAGAATAATAGTAGCTGATGGTATAGAAGATGTTACGATCAAG GTCTCAGATGAAGGGGGTGGTATAGCAAGAAGTGGTCTCCCTAAAATTTTCACATATCTTTACAGTACTGCAAAAAACCCATTGGATGTGGAGTCTGATCTCGGTACAGCTGATGCAGTCACAATGGCTGGATATGGATATGGGCTTCCAATAAGCCGCCTGTATGCTCGGTATTTTGGAGGGGATCTCCAAATTATCTCTATGGAAGGATACG
- the LOC121237901 gene encoding novel plant SNARE 13-like, which produces MATDLPMGPQLEQIHGEIRDNFRALSNGFQRLDKIKDSNRQSKQLEELTGKMRECKRLIKEFDRELKDEEGRNPPEVNKQLNDEKQSMIKELNSYVALRKTYMNTLGNKRVELFDMGAGVSEPTADENVQVASSMSNQELINAGTKTMDETDQAIVRTQKVVEQTIEVGTQTAVTLKGQTDQMGRIVNELDTINFSIKKASQLVKEIGRQVATDKCIMFFLFLIVCGVIAIIIVKVVNPNNKDIRDIPGLAPPAPTRRLLWAAEHFD; this is translated from the exons ATGGCGACCGACTTGCCGATGGGCCCTCAGTTGGAGCAGATCCACGGTGAAATCCGCGATAATTTTCGAGCCCTATC AAATGGTTTCCAAAGGCTGGATAAGATCAAAGACTCCAATAGACAAAGTAAACAGCTGGAAGAACTTACTGGAAAGATGAGGGAGTGTAAAag ATTAATCAAGGAGTTTGATCGTGAACTTAAAGATGAGGAGGGCAGAAATCCACCTGAGGTTAACAAGCAGCTCAATGATGAGAAGCAGTCTATG ATCAAAGAGCTGAATTCCTACGTGGCATTGAGAAAAAC GTATATGAATACCCTTGGTAACAAGAGAGTTGAACTCTTTGATATGGGAGCTGGAGTAAGTGAACCTACCGCTGATGAAAATGTTCAAGTAGCATCAT CAATGTCAAATCAAGAACTCATCAATGCTGGAACAAAGACAATGGATGAGACTGATCAGGCCATTGTACGCACTCAAAAG GTTGTCGAACAAACAATTGAAGTGGGAACCCAAACTGCTGTTACATTGAAGGGTCAA ACTGACCAAATGGGTCGTATTGTTAATGAGCTGGATACAATTAACTTCTCAATTAAGAAGGCCTCCCAGCTTGTGAAGGAGATTGGTAGGCAG GTGGCTACAGATAAATGCATCATGTTTTTTCTGTTCCTTATTGTATGTGGTGTAATAGCCATTATCATTGTCAAG GTTGTTAACCCCAATAACAAAGACATCAGAGACATCCCCGGATTGGCGCCTCCAGCTCCCACAAGGAGGCTTTTGTGGGCTGCAGAACATTTCGATTAG
- the LOC121237764 gene encoding probable sugar phosphate/phosphate translocator At3g17430, producing the protein MINKTLLFTYLYLLVYILLSSGVILYNKWVLSPKYFNFPFPITLTMIHMGFSGAVAFFLVRVFKVVAPVKMTFEIYATCVIPISAFFASSLWFGNTAYLHISVAFIQMLKALMPVATFIMAVMCGTDKPRCDVFLNMVLVSVGVVISSYGEIHFNVVGTVYQVTGIFAEALRLVLTQVLLQKKGLTLNPITSLYYIAPCSFMFLFVPWCLLEKPHIQVSEDQFNFWIFFSNALCALALNFSIFLVIGRTGAVTIRVAGVLKDWILIALSTVIFPESTITGLNIIGYAIALCGVVMYNYIKVKDVRASQQPSESLPERITKDWKLEKKSSDIFLPNDTSDNGKGSSGGNGGASDLNFDEETPLLSTSRLSHIGRSQLMRDS; encoded by the exons ATGATTAACAAAACGCTCCTTTTCACATACTTGTACCTGCTAGTCTACATTTTGCTTTCTTCCGGAGTCATATTGTACAACAAG TGGGTTCTGTCTCCGAAATACTTCAACTTTCCGTTTCCTATAACGCTTACCATGATTCACATGGGCTTTTCCGGGGCCGTTGCATTCTTTCTTGTTCGGGTTTTCAAG GTTGTAGCTCCCGTCAAAATGACATTTGAAAT ATACGCAACATGTGTGATACCGATAAGTGCCTTCTTCGCATCAAGCCTTTG GTTTGGTAACACTGCTTACTTGCACATTTCTGTGGCCTTCATCCAGATGCTCAAAGCATTAA TGCCTGTCGCAACATTTATCATGGCTGTTATGTGTGGCACTGACAAACCAAGGTGTGACGTGTTCTTGAACATGGTGCTGGTCAGTGTTGGAGTTGTCATTTCCTCATATGGGGAGATTCATTTTAATGTAGTTGGTACAGTTTACCAGGTTACGGGCATCTTTGCAGAAGCTCTTAGGCTGGTCTTAACACAAGTCCTTCTACAAAAGAAGGGCTTGACTCTAAACCCCATCACCAGTTTATATTACATAGCTCCATGCAG TTTCATGTTTTTGTTTGTGCCTTGGTGTTTATTGGAGAAGCCTCATATACAAGTCTCAGAGGACCAGTTCAACTTCTGGATCTTTTTCTCAAATGCCCTTTGTGCTTTGGCCCTGAACTTCTCCATTTTCTTAGTAATTGGTAGAACAGGGGCAGTTACCATCCGGGTTGCTGGTGTTCTGAAAGACTGGATATTGATAGCCCTTTCCACTGTCATCTTTCCAGAGTCCACAATAACTGGGCTAAATATAATTGGCTATGCCATTG CACTATGTGGTGTGGTCATGTACAATTATATAAAGGTCAAGGATGTTCGAGCATCTCAACAACCTTCTGAAAGCCTTCCTGAAAGAATCACCAAG GATTGGAAGTTGGAGAAGAAATCATCAGACATATTCTTGCCTAATGACACTAGTGATAACGGCAAGGGAAGCAGTGGAGGGAATGGTGGTGCCtctgatttgaattttgatgaaGAAACACCTCTACTTTCAACATCAAGGTTATCTCATATCGGACGTTCACAGCTCATGCGTGATTCATGA